A segment of the Acidobacteriota bacterium genome:
CACGCCAAGTATGGCCGCGCGCAATGCCACTATTGCGGCAGTTGTGGCAACGGTTGTTCGGTCGGCGCGATGTTCAATTCGCTGGCTTCGACGCTGCCCGCCGCCCAGGCGACAGGGCGGATGACCTTGCGCACCAATTCCATCGTGCGCCACATCATCGTGGACAACAACACGGGCAAGGCCAAAGGCGTCGCCGTCGTTGACCGGCAGACGCGGCAGGAGCAGGAATTTTTCGGCAAGGTCGTGATTGTGGCCGGTTCGACGCTCGAATCTACGCGGCTCTTGCTCAATTCCAAATCACGCCAGCATCCCAAGGGCCTGGGCAATTCGTCGGGTGTGCTGGGGCATTATCTGGTGGATCATTTTGGCGGCACGGGCGCGTCCGGTGTGCTGCCCACGCTGGCCGGGCGCGAGCCGGTCAACGAAGACGGCAAATCGTCGGGCGTCTTCATTCCGCGCTTCCGCAACCTGGATGCGAAGACCAAGCACCCGCGCTTCCTGCGAGGTTATGGTTACGAAGGTGGTTCTTCCATCGGCGCATTTCCCGGCGCGGCGCGGCGCATTGAGGGCTTTGGCAGCGAATTCAAAAAGAACGTGCGCCGCTGGTATACCGCGCCGGTCGGGCTGACGACGCGGGCGAATATGCTGTCGCGCTTTGAAAACTTCGTCGAGATTGATCCCGACGGTGTGGTGGATGCCTGGGGCATTCCGGCGTTGCGCGTACATATCCAGCATTCCGACAACGAACGCGAGATGGGCAAAGATGCCGCCGAAACCGCCGCTGAGATTCTGGAAAACGCGGGCGCCAAAGAGATCGCCATCAACCGCAACATGACCGTGCCGGGCCGCATCATTCACGAACTGGGCACCGCGCGTATGGGCGCCGACCCCAAGAAATCGGTGCTCAACAAATACAACCAACTGCACGACGTGCCGAATGTGTTCGTCACTGACGGCGCGGCCTTTGTGGGCGCGGCCAATCAGAATCCGACGCTGACGATTCTGGCGCTGACGATGCGCGCTTGCGAGTATCTGGTGGGCGAAATGAAACGCGGCAACATTTAAGGCTCTTCCCACGA
Coding sequences within it:
- a CDS encoding GMC family oxidoreductase, whose product is MAAKELTERGLRVLVLEAGPKLDPSQFSMNKWAYESMYRGFGPTGWKQNEQWMQDTAGEFSRNFYIKDTEHPYTTDPGKPFMWVRARVVGGKTLHWGRLSWRFSDLDFKAKTHDGWDEDWPISYDEIAPYYDKAEEWIGVSGNQDKLWYLPDGKFLPPMALTCGDQLIKKGAAKQGIALVQPRVAMLTAVKPQHAKYGRAQCHYCGSCGNGCSVGAMFNSLASTLPAAQATGRMTLRTNSIVRHIIVDNNTGKAKGVAVVDRQTRQEQEFFGKVVIVAGSTLESTRLLLNSKSRQHPKGLGNSSGVLGHYLVDHFGGTGASGVLPTLAGREPVNEDGKSSGVFIPRFRNLDAKTKHPRFLRGYGYEGGSSIGAFPGAARRIEGFGSEFKKNVRRWYTAPVGLTTRANMLSRFENFVEIDPDGVVDAWGIPALRVHIQHSDNEREMGKDAAETAAEILENAGAKEIAINRNMTVPGRIIHELGTARMGADPKKSVLNKYNQLHDVPNVFVTDGAAFVGAANQNPTLTILALTMRACEYLVGEMKRGNI